A single genomic interval of Luteolibacter yonseiensis harbors:
- a CDS encoding DUF1501 domain-containing protein, with amino-acid sequence MKHKCPGNPLERYSSRREFFYVGLLGGLGLTLPQFLSNQARAATKTYGRHDAVAQGIIHIFLPGGIAHQESFDPKPFAPAEYRGPFGAIDTKIPGIQFSEFMKETAQIADKVTIIRSMSHGEAAHERGTHNMFTGYRPSPALEYPSIGSVISHELGSRNDLPPYVCVPSVPNEYANSGYLSSAFGPFALGADPAQGNFQVRDLNLPKGVDDARFAKRRSLLETVDHHFRTLEESDAIDSMDAFYQHAYQLISSQKAREAFDLKAEPDALKDEYGRTAAGQRMLLARRLIEGGVRFVSLTAGGWDHHDNLKAGIQKELPPTDKAIAALIRDLDRRGMLDSTLVMVTSEFGRTPKINATGGRDHWPRVFSTMLAGGGMKQGYVHGASDSLGGEVDTDGVGVADLATTIYHQIGINSDSELMSPGNRPIEIVDGGQVLDALLAKKA; translated from the coding sequence ATGAAGCACAAATGCCCGGGAAATCCCCTTGAGCGCTATTCCTCACGCCGCGAATTTTTCTACGTCGGCCTGCTCGGCGGACTCGGCCTCACGCTGCCGCAGTTCCTCAGCAACCAGGCACGGGCCGCGACGAAAACCTACGGCAGGCACGACGCCGTCGCCCAGGGGATCATCCACATTTTCCTGCCCGGCGGCATCGCACACCAGGAGTCGTTCGATCCGAAACCCTTCGCACCCGCCGAATACCGGGGGCCATTCGGAGCCATCGACACCAAAATCCCGGGTATCCAGTTCAGCGAGTTCATGAAGGAGACGGCGCAGATCGCCGACAAGGTCACCATCATCCGCTCCATGTCCCACGGCGAGGCCGCCCACGAGCGCGGCACCCACAACATGTTCACCGGCTACCGCCCGTCGCCCGCGCTGGAGTATCCGTCCATCGGCTCGGTGATCTCCCACGAACTCGGTTCGAGAAACGACCTCCCGCCGTATGTCTGCGTGCCCTCCGTGCCGAACGAATACGCGAACTCCGGCTACCTTTCCTCCGCCTTCGGCCCCTTCGCCCTCGGCGCGGATCCCGCCCAAGGCAACTTCCAGGTCCGCGATCTCAACCTGCCGAAAGGCGTGGACGACGCCCGCTTCGCGAAACGCCGGTCCCTGTTGGAAACCGTGGACCACCATTTCCGCACGCTCGAGGAATCCGACGCCATCGACTCGATGGACGCCTTCTACCAACACGCCTACCAGCTCATTTCCTCTCAGAAAGCCCGCGAGGCCTTCGACCTCAAGGCCGAGCCGGACGCGCTCAAGGACGAGTACGGCCGCACCGCCGCGGGCCAGCGCATGCTCCTCGCCCGCCGCCTCATCGAGGGTGGCGTGCGTTTCGTCTCCCTCACCGCCGGCGGCTGGGACCACCATGACAATCTCAAGGCGGGCATCCAGAAAGAGCTTCCGCCCACCGACAAGGCCATCGCCGCGCTCATCCGCGACCTCGACCGGCGCGGCATGCTGGACTCGACGCTGGTCATGGTCACCAGCGAGTTCGGCCGCACCCCGAAGATCAACGCCACCGGCGGCCGCGACCACTGGCCGCGCGTTTTCTCCACCATGCTCGCGGGCGGCGGCATGAAACAAGGCTACGTCCATGGCGCGTCCGACTCCCTCGGCGGAGAGGTGGATACCGACGGCGTCGGCGTCGCGGACCTCGCCACCACCATCTATCACCAGATCGGCATCAACTCGGATTCCGAACTCATGTCACCGGGGAACAGGCCGATCGAGATCGTGGACGGAGGTCAGGTCCTCGACGCGCTGCTCGCGAAGAAAGCATAG
- a CDS encoding protein kinase domain-containing protein, producing MDVPRVEGLKPKNLIGHGGCGRVYRAEDESAGECAVKIFERPSISPELLKRATERLETGGWPAGVMRVLAADLEEMPPFWVMPLLVDPVDGKPRSMQVSLDDHLGTRSWKLVRSIGRALAAMHERRVAHGNLKPGNVFFDERGEVLLSDWAIGNMPGAQEFHFTDAVLYQAPEQLRNKEGYLEDAGYRWDVFSFGVLAYRILTGRFPRCHDTFHFVAPPAGGTTKKGMQADLGKIAKNLEADDSVTWPDAAKNDVEKGFREWIERCLRLDVSRRPMTMLEVVAGFVAAENKAAPVVEPRKAEPPRRAAERTDGRPDGRVWGLLFLAGGAALVFAVLWRSSDAQLSKEREERRNDAALLKSSDDSAATARADAEKGRAEAETRRAEAEQALSYERELGIARLEASRLIGDQLFTWAMEKGNRSLPPLDGRELRLRRLERYFTDFLARTVDVRTLADERARVIIQLSEISLAAGDASTAGARLREALKAWDTMPMDAAMKLRMATNSLLLALLHGANGDPGAGASFVAARAALTAVPQAEVDADRLNQLLAVLDFHEAKLLAAKGDDAKALQQLLHATETLNRIADLRPDAAVLRSELANCYLSSATILEGMGKSGDAREVRMLASVELVKLLKNSPDDFALRLDLAGCYSAMAESAVLSGDIVGAESISKEAMKLLDRLVVEQPGNAEAVSRKASQLGLRAGIQRDKGFAAEAMKGYEEGIRMLEALRASSPDNGMAAYRLAQLWWQQGRMLGMSNKRGEEIVLIGQARELLEKLESTPAANGPRPEQLRSTAAYLSGDLGHALQLAGRKEEARATFSQAVTLWDNLLKSRPQSEEYSEGLAWCRQRLDDLK from the coding sequence ATGGATGTGCCACGAGTGGAAGGACTGAAGCCGAAGAACCTGATTGGCCACGGCGGGTGCGGGCGCGTTTACCGCGCTGAGGATGAGTCGGCGGGAGAATGCGCGGTGAAGATTTTCGAAAGGCCGTCCATTTCTCCGGAGCTTCTGAAACGTGCGACCGAGCGGCTGGAAACCGGCGGCTGGCCTGCCGGGGTCATGCGGGTGCTCGCCGCGGATCTGGAGGAGATGCCGCCGTTCTGGGTGATGCCGCTGCTGGTGGACCCCGTGGACGGAAAACCCCGGAGCATGCAGGTGTCGCTGGACGACCACCTTGGCACACGCTCGTGGAAACTCGTCAGATCGATCGGACGGGCCTTGGCAGCGATGCACGAGAGGCGGGTGGCGCACGGGAACCTGAAGCCGGGAAATGTGTTTTTCGACGAAAGGGGAGAGGTGCTGCTCAGCGACTGGGCGATCGGGAACATGCCGGGTGCCCAGGAGTTTCATTTCACCGACGCCGTGCTTTACCAAGCGCCCGAGCAGCTCCGGAACAAGGAGGGCTATCTGGAGGACGCCGGTTACCGGTGGGATGTCTTTTCCTTCGGGGTGTTGGCCTACCGGATCCTGACAGGCCGGTTTCCCCGCTGCCATGACACGTTCCACTTCGTCGCCCCCCCCGCGGGTGGGACGACGAAAAAGGGCATGCAGGCGGATCTCGGGAAAATCGCGAAAAACCTCGAGGCCGATGATTCCGTGACCTGGCCGGATGCGGCGAAGAACGACGTGGAGAAGGGATTCCGGGAATGGATCGAACGCTGCCTGCGCCTGGATGTCTCCCGGCGGCCCATGACGATGCTGGAGGTGGTGGCGGGATTCGTTGCTGCGGAAAACAAGGCGGCCCCGGTCGTGGAACCAAGAAAAGCGGAGCCTCCACGGCGGGCAGCCGAACGCACGGACGGGCGGCCTGACGGCAGAGTGTGGGGGTTGTTGTTTCTCGCCGGAGGAGCCGCGCTGGTATTCGCGGTGCTGTGGCGGAGCTCGGATGCGCAACTTTCCAAGGAGCGCGAGGAAAGGCGGAATGATGCGGCGTTGCTCAAGTCTTCCGACGACTCGGCCGCGACCGCGCGGGCGGACGCGGAGAAGGGGCGCGCCGAAGCGGAAACGCGGCGTGCCGAAGCGGAACAGGCGCTTTCCTACGAAAGGGAGCTGGGCATCGCCCGCTTGGAGGCCTCCCGCCTCATCGGCGACCAGCTTTTCACCTGGGCCATGGAAAAGGGAAACCGCAGCCTGCCGCCGCTCGATGGCCGGGAACTGCGGTTGAGGCGGCTGGAGCGTTATTTCACCGATTTCCTCGCCCGGACCGTGGATGTCCGGACGCTGGCGGACGAGCGCGCGCGGGTGATCATCCAGCTTTCGGAAATCTCCCTCGCCGCAGGAGACGCGTCGACAGCCGGCGCGCGGCTGAGGGAAGCGCTGAAGGCATGGGATACGATGCCGATGGATGCGGCGATGAAACTCCGCATGGCCACCAACTCCCTTCTCCTCGCCCTGCTGCATGGTGCGAACGGGGACCCCGGTGCCGGGGCGTCGTTCGTCGCCGCGCGCGCCGCTCTCACCGCCGTGCCCCAGGCCGAGGTCGACGCGGACCGGCTGAACCAACTGCTGGCGGTCCTTGATTTCCACGAGGCGAAACTGCTCGCCGCGAAGGGCGATGACGCGAAGGCCCTCCAGCAGCTCCTCCACGCGACCGAGACCCTGAACCGCATCGCCGACCTGCGGCCGGATGCCGCGGTCCTGAGGTCCGAGCTGGCGAACTGCTATCTCTCGTCCGCCACGATTCTCGAGGGCATGGGGAAATCCGGCGACGCCCGCGAGGTGCGCATGCTCGCATCGGTGGAGCTGGTGAAGCTCTTGAAAAACTCGCCGGACGACTTCGCCCTGCGCCTCGACCTGGCGGGCTGCTACAGCGCGATGGCGGAGTCCGCCGTGCTTTCCGGCGACATCGTCGGAGCGGAATCGATTTCCAAGGAAGCGATGAAGCTGCTGGACCGGCTGGTCGTCGAACAACCGGGCAATGCGGAAGCCGTTTCGCGGAAGGCCTCGCAGCTCGGACTGAGGGCGGGCATCCAGCGAGACAAGGGATTCGCCGCCGAGGCGATGAAAGGCTACGAAGAGGGGATCCGGATGTTGGAGGCCCTGCGCGCGTCATCGCCGGACAACGGGATGGCCGCCTATCGCCTGGCCCAGCTCTGGTGGCAGCAGGGGCGCATGCTGGGAATGTCCAACAAGCGCGGCGAGGAAATCGTGCTCATCGGCCAAGCGAGGGAATTGTTGGAAAAACTGGAATCCACCCCGGCGGCCAACGGCCCGCGTCCCGAGCAGTTGCGGAGCACGGCGGCCTACCTGTCCGGTGATCTCGGGCACGCGCTCCAGCTCGCGGGTCGCAAGGAGGAGGCCCGCGCCACGTTTTCACAGGCGGTCACGCTCTGGGACAATCTCTTGAAATCCCGCCCCCAAAGCGAGGAATACAGCGAAGGCCTCGCCTGGTGCCGGCAACGGCTGGATGATTTGAAATAA
- a CDS encoding TerC family protein, translating to MILASLLEFNWLHDPQAWGALLTLSLLEIVLGIDNIVFISILVDRLPEEQRAKGRLIGLSLAMGARMLLLLSISWIMSLKNALFSIPVHPALWDMMPTAQAHGGMLGISMKDLILLGGGFFLIWKSTKEIHEKLEGDEESHAAGRTKASFGAVLVQIAMIDIIFSLDSVITAVGMVNDPSRVSLMMVAVVISIGVMMLASGAISAFVSRHPSVKMLALSFLILIGTALMAEGLHFHIPKGYIYFSMAFSLAVELLNLKLRGKTPPPPAAQI from the coding sequence ATGATCCTCGCCTCATTGCTTGAGTTCAACTGGCTGCACGATCCCCAGGCATGGGGCGCCCTGCTGACGCTGTCGTTGTTGGAGATCGTGCTCGGCATCGACAACATCGTGTTCATCTCCATCCTCGTGGACCGCCTGCCCGAGGAACAACGGGCGAAGGGACGGCTCATCGGACTGTCGCTGGCCATGGGCGCGCGCATGCTCCTGCTGCTTTCCATCTCATGGATCATGAGCTTGAAAAACGCGCTGTTTTCCATACCCGTCCATCCGGCGCTGTGGGACATGATGCCCACCGCGCAGGCTCATGGCGGCATGCTCGGTATCTCGATGAAGGATCTCATCCTTCTCGGCGGCGGCTTTTTCCTGATCTGGAAGTCGACGAAGGAAATCCACGAAAAGCTGGAGGGCGACGAGGAGTCCCACGCGGCCGGCCGGACGAAGGCCAGCTTCGGCGCGGTGCTGGTCCAGATCGCGATGATCGACATCATTTTCTCGCTGGACTCCGTCATCACCGCCGTCGGCATGGTGAACGACCCGTCGCGGGTTTCGCTGATGATGGTCGCGGTGGTGATCTCCATCGGCGTCATGATGCTTGCCTCGGGGGCGATCAGCGCCTTTGTCTCGAGGCATCCGTCGGTGAAGATGCTGGCGCTTTCGTTCCTGATCCTCATCGGCACCGCGCTGATGGCGGAGGGCCTGCATTTCCATATCCCCAAGGGCTACATCTACTTCTCCATGGCATTCTCGCTCGCCGTGGAACTGCTGAACCTGAAGCTGCGCGGGAAAACCCCGCCGCCTCCTGCCGCCCAGATCTGA
- a CDS encoding SufE family protein: MSIADKQALLLEELGFFQDWTERYEYVISLGKKLAPMEDASKNAEHLIKGCQSQVWLDAKLEDGKVRYVADSDSLITKGMIALFVHVLDDETPDDILTADMSFIDRTGLKEHLAPTRANALNLMANQMKQRALSFSLPS, translated from the coding sequence ATGAGCATCGCAGACAAACAGGCACTCCTCCTCGAGGAACTGGGCTTTTTCCAGGATTGGACGGAACGCTACGAATACGTCATCAGCCTCGGCAAGAAGCTGGCACCGATGGAGGACGCTTCGAAGAATGCCGAGCACCTCATCAAGGGCTGCCAATCCCAGGTCTGGCTGGATGCGAAACTGGAGGACGGGAAAGTCCGCTACGTCGCGGACTCGGATTCCCTCATCACCAAGGGCATGATCGCGCTCTTCGTCCATGTGCTGGATGACGAGACGCCGGATGACATCCTCACCGCCGACATGAGCTTCATCGACCGCACCGGCCTGAAGGAGCACCTCGCGCCGACGCGGGCGAACGCCCTCAACCTCATGGCGAACCAGATGAAACAACGCGCCCTGTCCTTTTCCCTACCGTCATGA
- a CDS encoding UbiA family prenyltransferase encodes MNREGKLHALLSTARVANVPSVVSNVWVGVILGMLRYQSDHFTPLPRQGLLLLPLAGVFLYLSGNFFNDWMDRKWDETHRPERALPRRLFSPTLYAATAALLATLGLASAFAASHPSGWVAMGIAFSIIIYTLVHKRTTWGVIPMGLCRALLPLMGSVALFPYLDYVWPAAAALFCYIVGLSLTARYESLAEPPKWIGVMSRGLLLGVAVLVVWGNKKQFVEFAPNVAGVLPYLLWTSLSLRIWRKPIPVLVSRLLAGIPLVDAITLLPVSAMLFQGSADFLNPWAFACMLIPIIAFVSALLLQRLAPAT; translated from the coding sequence ATGAACCGAGAAGGAAAACTCCACGCCCTGCTGTCCACCGCCCGGGTGGCGAATGTCCCGAGCGTGGTGAGCAATGTGTGGGTGGGGGTGATCCTGGGAATGCTGCGCTACCAGTCCGACCATTTCACTCCCCTGCCGCGGCAAGGCCTGCTGCTCCTGCCCCTGGCCGGCGTTTTCCTCTATCTGAGTGGAAACTTTTTCAACGACTGGATGGACCGGAAATGGGATGAAACCCACCGTCCGGAACGCGCCTTGCCCCGGCGGCTGTTCTCTCCGACTCTCTATGCCGCCACCGCGGCCTTGTTGGCAACCCTCGGACTCGCCTCGGCTTTCGCAGCCAGCCACCCCAGCGGCTGGGTCGCGATGGGGATTGCCTTCTCCATCATCATCTACACGCTGGTTCACAAACGCACCACGTGGGGGGTCATCCCGATGGGACTTTGCAGGGCGCTTCTCCCTCTCATGGGGAGCGTCGCCCTGTTTCCTTATCTGGATTATGTCTGGCCCGCCGCGGCGGCGTTGTTCTGCTACATCGTCGGGCTGTCACTCACCGCGAGGTATGAATCCCTCGCGGAGCCACCCAAATGGATCGGCGTGATGTCCCGCGGACTGCTGCTGGGGGTGGCGGTGCTGGTGGTGTGGGGAAACAAGAAGCAGTTCGTGGAGTTCGCCCCGAATGTCGCCGGAGTGCTTCCTTACCTTCTCTGGACGAGCCTGTCTTTGCGGATCTGGCGGAAACCGATCCCGGTTCTGGTCTCCCGGCTGCTGGCGGGAATTCCTCTCGTGGACGCCATCACGCTGCTGCCCGTTTCAGCGATGCTCTTCCAGGGTTCGGCGGATTTCCTCAATCCATGGGCCTTCGCGTGCATGTTGATCCCCATCATCGCCTTTGTTTCAGCCCTCCTTCTGCAGCGGCTCGCTCCCGCGACCTGA
- a CDS encoding lipoate--protein ligase family protein, which translates to MFCFQNADFSGRMARMVVFEKLQLWVDPVKRPGPEAMAVDEWLLETARSPVLRVYEWSGDWASVGYFGRIAEARVAFPGVDIVRRWTGGGMVDHRADWTYTLVAPQGEPLAGWRGAESYRRIHAVLAEVLTAEGIPARLGSGEGETGAALCFENPVNHDLLGADGRKLAGAGQRRSRTGLLHQGSVAVGAGTDGMRRRAESLAARLGSRWDEFSNFPDREYLNARCAMRYSRQEWRERR; encoded by the coding sequence ATGTTTTGTTTTCAGAATGCCGATTTCAGCGGGAGAATGGCGCGGATGGTGGTGTTTGAAAAACTACAGCTATGGGTGGACCCGGTGAAACGCCCGGGTCCCGAGGCGATGGCGGTGGACGAGTGGCTGCTGGAGACCGCCCGGTCGCCCGTGCTGCGGGTTTACGAATGGTCGGGGGATTGGGCGAGCGTCGGATACTTCGGCAGGATCGCGGAGGCGCGGGTGGCGTTTCCCGGTGTCGACATCGTCCGGCGCTGGACCGGCGGCGGGATGGTGGACCATCGGGCGGACTGGACCTACACGCTCGTCGCACCGCAGGGCGAACCGCTGGCGGGATGGCGCGGGGCGGAAAGCTACCGGCGCATCCACGCGGTGCTGGCGGAGGTTTTGACCGCCGAGGGGATTCCCGCCCGGCTGGGTTCGGGGGAGGGGGAAACCGGAGCCGCGCTCTGTTTCGAGAATCCGGTGAATCACGACCTGCTGGGAGCGGACGGCCGCAAGCTCGCTGGCGCCGGTCAGAGGAGATCCCGGACCGGATTGCTGCATCAGGGGTCGGTTGCCGTCGGTGCGGGGACAGACGGCATGCGGCGGCGTGCTGAAAGTCTGGCGGCCAGGCTTGGTTCCCGTTGGGATGAATTTTCCAATTTTCCGGATCGGGAGTATCTCAATGCGAGATGCGCCATGCGTTATTCCAGACAGGAGTGGCGGGAGCGCCGTTGA